The DNA window ATATTGAACCGATTTTTTCGATTGAATATATATTGTATTTATTGAGAAAATCAACAAAGAGCCAATCGTCAAAACCCATTTGGTCATAAGCTCTACTCAAAAAAATTTCATCCATATCTTCCCAGTGAACGTCCCATCTACTCCAAGTGGGTTTAGTTGTATCAACTGCATTTAAAATTATTTTCCGAGCATTTTCTTTATTCAAAAATAAACCCCTCCCCCCAAAAAAAATTATTTCAAATAATAATTCTTTTTAAATTTCATAATTTCGTTATCCTACCATATGACGAACTTCCTAATTAATCTAATTTTTGAATATAAGGGCTAAACATTTCTTTGAATTCTGACATTTTATCTATGCCCCATATTATGGCATTATTTTTAATTTCTTCATTTAATTCCATTATATTTGCTTCAAAACCTTCTTTTAATCTTATTTGGCGGGTTTTATTACCTTCGATATTACGCCAATCTAATGCCCCGATCTTTTCTTCAATTTCATCTTTCCATTTATATAATTGATCAAAATAGCCTTCACTCCTTTTATGATCCCCTAATATGTACAATTCGATTGTCAATCGGCCTTCAGTGAAAGTCCAGTTGTAATATAAACCTGCTTTGCTGGCACCAAACCATAGCCATGATTGTGGATATGGGCTTTTTACTCTGAAGTTTGGATCAAATTTTCCATATTCACGAGCTAAATCAATCCAAAATTCCTTATAAGCAAGTTGTCGGGCGGTAAATTTATTAGAACTTTTTGTTTTTTCCTCTTTTTGTATCATGAAGTCTTTAGCTTCAGGTAAAGGTATAATAATGTCAGGTTTTATTGCAATTTTATCTCCTATTTGATAAGGTTCGAGTTTAACACAGGTTATATCAACTTGATGGTCTCTTAGCCACAAAACAGATGCAATAGTTTCTTCTCGATAATCATTGGCAACCAATATGATACGTGGGTCTTCATCAAGATCTGAGAATTCACGATTAGTGATAAACTCGGTTATTGAGACTCTTGCTTCTTCCTCAGATTCATCATGGTAAATAGCTTTTTCACTTATAATATGCTCAAATTTCAGTGTTGAACAGTAAGCAGCATAATGTATGGCTTGTAAATCTACAAATTTGTCAGCGACATCCCTTTTAAGTTCAATAACCACTAATTTGCCTTTTTTATCAATAGCCAAAATATCTAAACGGTTATCTGTCTTATCAAATTTATCATACTCTGTAGTTATAGTCAGGAGTTCTTCACCAAGTATATCTGGATATTTGGCAATCCACTCTTCCAAATGAGTTCTTTCCCAAATATTTAATTCTGAGAATTTGGATTCTTTAATACGCTCTTCAACATCGTTATTTTTTCCTATTAATAAAATCAAATTTGAGCCCCCTGAAACATTTTTTTAAAACTTGGCAATAATAATTTAATTAAACTTAATCCGGATCTGAAATTTCAAAATCGAATTCTTGAATAGATATACCACTTTCGATAACAAAATTAATGACAAATTCTGCTTCTTCTTTATTCGAAGATCTTTCAAGTCCTCTAGACCAATATTCACCATTAGGTCTTTTTACTACGTGGGGGGTTATTAAATTAAATTTAAGGTATTTTCGGTAGTCTATATTGAACATAACTATTTTCAGAACTTCTCTCATTTTCTCTATCGACTCATTTAGTGTATCAGCGTATCTACTTAAATCCCTCATTTCATGACCAAATAATCTACTACCGCTCATAAAAGTGAAATTTGGTCCTAATGAAAGCGGTGAACGACCATACTGGTCTCTTTTTCTATCCTCATAATCATCTAAAACTTGATTAAATGCAATAGTTGCTTTTAGAATACTTTCTTCATAATTCGTTTCTTGCAGTAAATTTCGAGCTTCTATAAGATTGTTTTTAGCTTCTTTATATTGTATTAAATTAATAAGAGACACATCGGAAAAAGGAATACCAAAAATAACTTCGGTATTTTCTTCAAAAAAGTTTGTTGTTGTTGCTCTATGTGCTTCGATATCTAAATCAGATATTAAATGACCATGGTGTTTTAAAGACACTCTAGCATTTTTTAATCGTTTTATTGAACCTTTTTGGGAAATTTCAACACCATTTGGTAAATTAGAAATCAAATCCCAATATTGCATAAAATTAATGCTTCTGGTGTCTTGATTACCATCTAAATATAAATAAGCAAAAATCAAAAATAGTTCTATAGCATCATGAAAAGTTAAAATTGAGTAAGATGACATTGGAGCTGACTTTTTCGACTGCTCTACTGCGTTTTGGTAAAGATATTTAATAAATGCCAAACGTTTCATAATTATATCATCTAATTCCATTCCCACACCTACTCATAGTTCTTCAATACAAGATTCTGAAATTTCGTCAAGTATTTCAGGCTTAATATATTTTATAATTGGTTTGTAATTCTCGATTTCTATTTTCAATGTTTTAAACGAGATGTAACGACAAATTTCCTTTAATGGTAATGGTAATTTTGAGAAAGTAGGCCTATTAACTTCTTGCATTACTTTTTCTCTCCTAGATTCAGGTGCCACTATATATAATGGGATATTTAAATTAGGTTGCATCGCTACCAAGTCAGACATTCTTAATAAACCAGAATAGATTGAAGTTGTGCTTTCGATTTCAAAAGCTGCTATAATTGAGTTTCCTTCAAGCCATAAAACGTCTATTAGTTCA is part of the Methanobacterium formicicum DSM 3637 genome and encodes:
- a CDS encoding DUF4268 domain-containing protein encodes the protein MILLIGKNNDVEERIKESKFSELNIWERTHLEEWIAKYPDILGEELLTITTEYDKFDKTDNRLDILAIDKKGKLVVIELKRDVADKFVDLQAIHYAAYCSTLKFEHIISEKAIYHDESEEEARVSITEFITNREFSDLDEDPRIILVANDYREETIASVLWLRDHQVDITCVKLEPYQIGDKIAIKPDIIIPLPEAKDFMIQKEEKTKSSNKFTARQLAYKEFWIDLAREYGKFDPNFRVKSPYPQSWLWFGASKAGLYYNWTFTEGRLTIELYILGDHKRSEGYFDQLYKWKDEIEEKIGALDWRNIEGNKTRQIRLKEGFEANIMELNEEIKNNAIIWGIDKMSEFKEMFSPYIQKLD